The following coding sequences lie in one Arachis ipaensis cultivar K30076 chromosome B03, Araip1.1, whole genome shotgun sequence genomic window:
- the LOC110270501 gene encoding uncharacterized protein LOC110270501, whose amino-acid sequence MEQSQSNSQPQDNAAQNSQTGSSRGKSDLAWQYFTVKYDKNNKAQYTCIFCLNTYNGGGIYRMKYHLAKIPGQIKVCNKVTEDVELQFKRLLEENKKNKAEKRKFTSECYDVESEREAEEDGEAPNPVQPPAPATMGDKGKRRAIAATPIGSYFKERTMPGSQPALKSVLASKQVKHKVKLGLARWIIDARIPFNAIQSPYFQPALDGVAAIGPGFKGPSYDEMRVHLLADLKKECQLLVEGYRSSWKRTGCTLMADGWTDQRQRTLINFLVYCPADMSFVKSVADTLFKLFAEVIEWVGSSNIVHVVTDNAANYVSAGKLILGSISQ is encoded by the coding sequence ATGGAACAATCACAAAGTAACTCACAGCCACAAGATAATGCTGCTCAAAATTCTCAAACTGGTTCATCTAGAGGTAAATCTGATCTAGCTTGGCAGTATTTTACAGTGAAGTATGACAAAAATAACAAGGCTCAATATACATGTATTTTCTGCTTGAATACTTATAATGGAGGGGGGATATATAGAATGAAATATCATCTTGCAAAAATCCCTGGACAAATTAAAGTTTGTAACAAAGTAACTGAAGATGTTGAGcttcaattcaaaaggcttttggaggaaaacaaaaaaaataaggcagaaaaaagaaaatttacaTCTGAGTGTTATGATGTGGAAAGTGAAAGAGAAGCGGAAGAAGATGGTGAGGCGCCTAATCCTGTACAACCTCCGGCTCCTGCAACAATGGGAGACAAAGGAAAGAGAAGAGCGATTGCTGCTACTCCAATTGGAAGTTATTTTAAGGAAAGGACTATGCCAGGCTCTCAACCAGCTTTGAAAAGTGTCTTGGCCAGTAAACAAGTTAAACACAAGGTTAAGTTGGGGCTTGCAAGATGGATCATTGATGCACGGATTCCATTCAATGCAATTCAATCGCCTTACTTTCAACCTGCCTTGGACGGCGTTGCTGCAATTGGACCTGGTTTCAAGGGACCGTCGTATGACGAAATGAGAGTTCATTTGCTGGCCGATCTTAAGAAGGAGTGTCAGTTGCTTGTTGAAGGTTATAGGAGCTCGTGGAAAAGGACTGGTTGTACACTGATGGCAGATGGCTGGACTGATCAAAGGCAGCGTACGTTAATTAATTTTCTAGTTTATTGTCCTGCTGATATGTCATTTGTTAAGTCTGTTGCCGATACCTTGTTTAAATTGTTTGCTGAGGTTATTGAGTGGGTTGGGTCTAGTAACATTGTGCATGTGGTTACTGATAATGCTGCGAATTATGTATCTGC
- the LOC107629156 gene encoding phototropin-1-like has translation MLDRDMEDKTSSSPSNRTTSFRGHPSGTLQVLSNPSSSSSPQISSAPSEASIPSEAAAQRAAEWGLVLETDEETGKPRGVAPRTSGGEVGGGASSSSSSSRDVRVARGVPRVSEDVRAALSTFQQTFVVSDAMKADYPILYASAGFFNMTGYTSKEVIGRNCRFLQGKDTDPADVAKIREALNMGTSYCGRLLNYKKDGTPFWNLLTISPIKDHDGNVLKFIGMLVEVSKHTEGSKENMLRPNGLPESLIRYAAREKEKAGNSARELVEAMKMKMKRLSESNTNSNESNNNNKKKNKAAPPRSALLRRKSDSSIITSSTRKSLSEHSRSNSMLSRVPPLPPNNNKHTKISSRRRLSFMGLIRKSMSNYEADEDSVESDEENDNDNEEGDYDECNVREKRKGFDLATTLERIEKNFVITDPRLPDNPIIFASDSFLELTEYSREEILGRNCRFLQGPETDRATVRKIREAIDNQIEITVQLINYTKSGKKFWNLFHLQPMRDQKGEVQYFIGVQLDGSQHLEPLHNCIADDTAKEGQLLVKQTAENVDDAVRELPDANMKPEDLWMNHSKVVHPKPHRKDAAAWAAIQKILDSGEQIELKHFKPVKPLGAGDTGSVYLVELCGSGQYFAMKAMQKDVMMNRNKVHRASTEREILDMLDHPFLPALYASFQTQTHVCLITDYCPGGELFLLLDRQPSKVLKEDAVRFYAAEVVVALEYLHCQGIIYRDLKPENVLLQSNGHVSLTDFDLSCLTSSKPQLITPTTNEKKKHQKGPEIPIFLAEPIRESNSFVGTEEYIAPEIVTGAGHTSEVVWIWCNNIFSGILLYEMLYGFTPFRGKNRQKTFTNILNKDLKFPKSKQVSLHAKHLIYGLLQKDPKSRMGSQGGANEIKTHSFFRGVNWALVRCMNPPTLDAPLFEKTEEEEEEQVKDVNSDIEEINIF, from the exons ATGCTAGACAGGGATATGGAGGACAAAACATCGTCGTCGCCGTCAAACAGAACCACGTCGTTTCGGGGACACCCTAGCGGCACGCTCCAAGTGTTGTCcaacccttcttcttcttcttcgccgcAAATCTCATCCGCTCCTTCAGAAGCGTCCATTCCGTCGGAGGCAGCGGCGCAGAGGGCGGCGGAGTGGGGGCTGGTGCTGGAGACGGACGAGGAGACAGGAAAGCCGCGGGGAGTGGCGCCTCGGACATCAGGCGGTGAGGTTGGCGGCGGAGCAAGTAGCAGCAGCAGTAGTAGTAGAGATGTGAGGGTGGCGCGTGGAGTGCCACGTGTATCGGAGGATGTTAGAGCTGCGCTGTCGACGTTTCAACAGACGTTCGTAGTTTCGGACGCCATGAAAGCAGATTATCCGATTCTGTATGCGAGTGCTGGATTCTTCAACATGACTGGTTACACCTCCAAAGAAGTCATTGGCAGAAACTG TCGGTTTTTACAGGGGAAAGATACAGATCCAGCTGACGTGGCAAAGATAAGGGAAGCTCTGAACATGGGGACAAGCTATTGTGGAAGGTTGCTTAACTACAAGAAAGATGGCACTCCCTTTTGGAACCTTCTCACTATTTCTCCAATCAAAGACCATGATGGAAATGTCCTCAAATTTATCGG AATGTTAGTGGAGGTTAGCAAGCACACAGAGGGGTCAAAGGAAAACATGTTACGCCCCAATGGACTCCCTGAATCATTGATTCGATATGCCG CtagagagaaagagaaggcagGGAATTCAGCAAGAGAGTTAGTGGAAGccatgaagatgaagatgaagaggcTCAGTGAATCAAACACAAACTCTAATGagtccaataataataataagaagaagaacaaagcagCTCCTCCAAGATCAGCATTATTAAGGAGAAAATCAGATAGTAGCATCATTACTTCTTCTACACGTAAATCACTTTCAGAACATTCTAGAAGCAACTCAATGCTCTCTCGcgttcctcctcttcctcctaaCAACAACAAACATACTAAGATTAGCTCCCGCCGTCGCCTTTCTTTCATGGG GTTGATTAGGAAAAGTATGTCGAACTATGAAGCTGACGAGGACAGTGTTGAGAGTGACGAGGAGAATGATAATGATAACGAAGAAGGAGATTATGACGAGTGTAATGTGAGGGAAAAGAGAAAGGGCTTTGATCTTGCTACCACACTCGAACGCATTGAAAAGAACTTCGTCATTACTGATCCAAGGCTACCCGATAACCCTATA ATCTTTGCATCTGATAGCTTCTTGGAACTTACAGAGTATAGTAGAGAAGAGATCTTGGGAAGAAATTGCAG ATTTCTGCAAGGACCTGAAACTGATCGAGCTACAGTGAGAAAAATTAGAGAGGCCATTGACAACCAAATAGAAATTACTGTGCAGCTCATTAATTATACAAAGAGTG GTAAGAAGTTTTGGAATTTGTTTCATTTGCAACCTATGCGAGATCAGAAG GGAGAAGTACAGTATTTTATTGGTGTTCAACTTGATGGTAGCCAACATTTGGAGCCTCTTCACAACTGCATTGCAGATGATACTGCCAAAGAGGGACAATTATTG GTAAAACAAACTGCTGAAAATGTTGATGATGCTGTTAGAGAACTTCCAGATGCTAATatg AAACCAGAAGATCTATGGATGAACCATTCAAAAGTTGTTCACCCTAAACCTCATAGAAAAGATGCTGCTGCTTGGGCAGCTATTCAAAAG ATCCTGGATAGTGGAGAACAGATAGAGTTGAAGCATTTTAAGCCAGTAAAGCCTTTGGGAGCAGGAGATACTGGCAG tGTGTATTTGGTGGAGCTATGTGGAAGTGGACAATACTTTGCAATGAAGGCAATGCAGAAAGATGTGATGATGAATCGAAACAAGGTGCATAGAGCTTCCACTGAGAGAGAAATCCTTGACATGTTGGACCACCCTTTTCTTCCTGCTTTATATGCTTCCTTTCAg ACTCAAACCCATGTTTGTTTGATAACTGATTACTGCCCTGGTGGTGAATTATTCCTACTTCTTGATCGCCAGCCATCTAAGGTTCTCAAGGAAGATGCTGTCAG ATTTTATGCTGCTGAGGTAGTGGTTGCATTGGAGTACCTTCATTGTCAAG GAATAATTTACCGAGATTTGAAGCCAGAGAATGTGTTACTTCAGAGCAATGGACATGTTTCTCTAACAGATTTTGATTTATCATGTTTAACATCCAGCAAACCACAG CTTATAACTCCAACTACAAATGAAAAGAAGAAACATCAAAAAGGTCCAGAAATTCCAATATTTTTGGCAGAACCTATAAGAGAATCAAATTCTTTTGTTGGCACAGAAGAGTATATAGCTCCG GAAATTGTAACTGGTGCAGGTCATACTAGT GAAGTTGTTTGGATCTGGTGCAATAATATTTTTTCAGGAATTCTTTTATATGAAATGCTTTATGGATTTACGCCATTCAGAGGAAAGAATAGGCAAAAAACATTTACAAATATTCTCAATAAGGATCTTAAGTTTCCCAAAAGTAAACAG GTAAGTCTGCATGCAAAGCATTTAATATATGGATTGTTACAAAAAGATCCAAAAAGCAGAATGGGTTCACAAGGAGGAGCTAATGAAATTAAGACACACTCATTCTTtcgtggtgtcaattgggccctcgTCAGATGCATG AATCCTCCTACACTTGATGCTCCTCTATTTGAGAAaactgaggaagaagaagaagagcaagtAAAAGATGTAAATTCAGACATAGAAGAAATAAATATCTTTTAG
- the LOC107629157 gene encoding BTB/POZ domain-containing protein At5g60050: protein MAAPASANRDRERQVSVSAMIKHGFIPDSPSTLSPSRTFSSSPPSPAPPPHTQTLFEMMSGTKHSDENRRRIQDRISKLLQHAPFHANPGDVRVTVVGKDGFRVTMDVDKSVLSQKSRFFADKLRGGSSQSQSQSHTVEISECESDDVEAYVEVVVFMYCEDNVMKKLIGQSVSKILTLLKVSAAIMFDIGVAACLDYLEAIPWTEDEQDEIMSQLGYLQLHRSASQLLLRLSSDPSTAPRMSADDIFASLLTGVLQAKDDKARREMKALLSKLLQEDPSCSHDRTKLDVSKDTLYHLCHNCINSLVLCLSDASSTAERPDRGALITEIAREADNIQWIVDILIAKKIGEEFVKIWADQKELAALHSRVPTVYRHEISRITAQLCIGIGRGHILVPKETRFSLLSTWLEALYDDFGWMRRASRAVDKKSVEDGLCQTILTLPLLQQQALLLKWFDRFLNKGDDCPNIQKAFEIWWRRAFIRKYSADTDHSKLQITLCDYQS, encoded by the exons ATGGCGGCACCTGCATCTGCCAATAGAGACAGAGAAAGACAAGTCTCAGTCTCCGCCATGATCAAGCACGGCTTCATCCCCGACTCTCCGTCAACACTCTCACCTTCCAGAACCTTCTCATCTTCTCCTCCGTCGCCGGCGCCGCCTCCACACACACAAACGCTCTTCGAAATGATGTCCGGTACCAAGCACTCCGACGAGAATCGCCGCAGAATTCAAGACAGAATCTCGAAGCTGCTCCAACACGCTCCCTTTCACGCTAACCCTGGTGACGTCAGGGTGACGGTGGTGGGGAAGGACGGGTTCAGAGTCACCATGGATGTGGACAAGAGTGTGCTCTCTCAGAAGAGCAGGTTCTTCGCCGACAAGCTTCGCGGCGGTTCATCGCAATCGCAGTCGCAGTCGCACACGGTGGAGATCAGCGAGTGCGAGAGTGATGACGTGGAGGCTTACGTGGAGGTTGTGGTGTTCATGTACTGCGAAGACAATGTCATGAAGAAGCTCATTGGTCAATCTGTTTCCAAAATCTTGACCTTGCTCAAG GTTTCAGCGGCTATCATGTTTGATATTGGGGTTGCGGCTTGTTTAGACTATTTGGAAGCAATTCCATGGACAGAAGACGAACAAGATGAAATCATGTCTCAGCTTGGTTATCTTCAGCTTCATCGCTCTGCATCTCAACTGCTTCTTAGACTATCGTCTGATCCATCTACCGCGCCGAGAATGAGTGCCGACGACATCTTTGCAAGCCTTCTGACCGGTGTTTTACAAGCAAAAGATGACAAAGCTCGTAGGGAAATGAAGGCTCTGCTATCAAAATTGCTTCAAGAGGATCCGTCTTGCTCTCATGATAGAACCAAACTTGATGTTTCTAAAGACACGCTTTATCATCTTTGCCACAATTGCATCAATTCTCTTGTCTTGTGCCTCTCTGACGCGAGCAGCACTGCCGAGAGGCCGGATCGAGGGGCTTTAATTACCGAAATAGCTCGGGAGGCTGACAATATTCAGTGGATTGTTGACATCTTGATTGCCAAGAAGATAGGCGAGGAATTCGTGAAGATATGGGCTGACCAGAAAGAACTCGCTGCACTTCATTCTAGAGTTCCAACTGTCTATCGGCACGAGATCAGCAGGATCACTGCACAACTGTGTATCGGCATTGGAAGGGGGCACATATTGGTGCCCAAGGAAACTCGATTTTCATTGTTATCGACATGGCTAGAAGCTCTGTATGACGACTTTGGATGGATGCGTCGAGCTTCTAGAGCGGTTGATAAGAAATCGGTTGAGGATGGACTGTGCCAAACAATACTTACACTCCCTTTGCTTCAACAGCAAGCTCTGTTGCTCAAATGGTTTGACAGGTTTCTTAACAAAGGAGATGATTGTCCAAATATTCAGAAGGCGTTTGAGATTTGGTGGAGAAGAGCTTTCATCAGAAAATATTCAGCAGATACTGATCATTCCAAGTTGCAAATAACTCTCTGTGATTACCAGAGCTGA
- the LOC107629159 gene encoding DNA-directed RNA polymerase III subunit 1, with the protein MMMDRNRAKGITFTKEPYIEDAGPRIVKSMKFSSLSDSEIGKLAEVQVFKGSYYDHFKKPIPGVLFFLLGPANKELICATCGGDFAHCPGHFGYLNLALPIFNIGFLGTIVEILKSICKCCARILLNEDIRKDRLKKMRRPRIDALAKAELAKKVVEACSKVSMCSRCGYKNGSVKKLVGSLKITHDRSKCNDSSIEEFQTALSHARESRLTSAVDTHILNPFQALSLFKRMLDEDCELLYLAERPEKLIVTNIAVPPLAMRPSVIMDGSQSNENDVTERLKQIVQANAHVRQELEEIASLRSLDGWETLQFEAAQFINSEVRGIPYHQQREKTMAGLVQRLKGKQGRFRGNLSGKRVEFTGRTVISPDPNLKITEVAVPMLMARILSYPERVSHHNIEKLRQCIRNGPDKYPGARQYRDASGSTWTLRVPHRKRFADQLKFGDIVDRHLEDGDIILFNRQPSLHRMSIMCHRARIMPWRTLRFNESVCNPYNADFDGDEMNLHVPQTEEARTEAILLMGVQNNLCTPKNGEILVASTQDFLTSSYLITRKDTFYDRSTFSLICSYMGDGMDLVDLPTPAIIKPVELWSGKQLFSVLLRPNANVRVYVNLTVKEKIYSTKLDDRKREMKTMCPSDGFVYFRNSELISGQLGKVTLGNGNKDGLFSVLLRDYKPHAAAACMNRVAKLSARWIGNHGFSIGIDDVQPKEVLIEQKDKTISDNYKKCHDFIAAFNKGKLELKAGCDAAQTLETLITGVLNGIRDTAGKVCMQTLHWRNSPLIMSQCGSKGSPINISQMVACVGQQSVGGRRAPNGFVDRSLPHFPRKAKTPAAKGFVAESFYSGLSATEFFFHTMGGREGLVDTAVKTADTGYMSRRLMKCLEDLFLQYDYTVRNAAGGIVQFCYGDDGMDPAGMEGKDGKPLNFDRLFLRSQAICPSDEDDDILSSSDVHEVVQRKLSEVGMCKLVEQEASADDSSAGFVNSLQSFIKGKIESTEPSTEEDSEKLKKFIQRISGITRRQLEVFLDICLSRYHSKKIEAGTPIGAIGAHSIGEPGTQMTLKTFHFAGVASMNVTLGVPRIKEIINGSKKISTPIITAILETDNNPNTARIVKGRIEKTNLGQVAKSIKVVITSRSASIVISLDMERIRDAHLHVDANIVRESILHTPKLKLKQDNVKILDIKKLRIVPPDGDRSKIQFQLNHLKNLLPSVVVKGIKTAERVVISKEEDKEKKTEKFKLLVEGTGLLDVMGTEGVDGRNTLSNHIDEVSESLGIEAARRTIIEEIKVVMGSHGMSIDIRHMMLLADVMTVMGRVLGITRFGIQKMGKSVLMLASFERTSDHLFNAAVHGTEDLIEGVSERVIMGIPIQIGTGMIKVKQRLSPPELLQGTPPILSYV; encoded by the exons TGCTGTGCTCGAATTCTTCTCAATGAAGATATACGTAAAGATCGtttgaaaaaaatgagaagaCCCAGAATTGATGCACTGGCGAAGGCTGAATTAGCGAAAAAGGTTGTAGAGGCATGCAGCAAAGTATCAATGTGCTCGAGATGTGGATATAAGAATG GTTCGGTAAAGAAGCTTGTGGGTTCGCTAAAAATCACTCATGATCGCTCAAAATGTAATGATAGTAGCATTGAAGAATTTCAAACAGCACTTTCACATGCAAGAGAATCTAGATTGACCAGCGCTGTGGATACTCATATTCTAAACCCATTCCAAGCTTTATCCCTGTTTAAAAGGATGCTGGATGAG GACTGTGAATTACTTTATCTTGCTGAAAGACCAGAGAAACTCATCGTTACAAACATTGCAGTGCCCCCATTGGCTATGCGACCTTCAGTTATAATGGATGGATCACAGAG CAATGAAAATGATGTAACAGAGAGGCTAAAGCAAATAGTCCAAGCTAATGCTCATGTGCGCCAAGAATTAGAAGAAATTGCTTCATTAAGATCTCTG GATGGTTGGGAAACGCTTCAATTTGAGGCTGCTCAATTCATAAATAGTGAGGTTCGTGGTATACCATACCACCAGCAACGGGAAAAGACAATGGCGGGTTTAGTTCAACGCCTTAAAGGGAAGCAGGGACGTTTTCGTGGCAACTTATCTGGGAAACGTGTTGAATTTACTGGCAGGACAGTTATTTCACCGGATCCTAATTTAAAGATTACTGAG GTTGCAGTACCCATGCTTATGGCTCGTATATTGAGTTATCCTGAGCGTGTTTCACATCACAACATTGAAAAGCTGAGACAGTGTATAAGAAATGGTCCTGATAAGTATCCTGGTGCAAGACAATATAGAGATGCCTCGGGTTCCACATg GACCTTAAGAGTTCCTCACAGGAAGCGCTTTGCAGACCAGCTGAAATTTGGTGATATAGTTGATCGTCATTTGGAAGATGGCGACATTATTCTTTTTAATAGGCAGCCAAGCTTGCATCGGATGTCTATAATGTGTCATAGG GCGAGGATTATGCCTTGGAGAACTTTGAGATTCAATGAATCTGTTTGCAACCCATATAATGCTGATTTTGATGGTGATGAGATGAACTTACATGTGCCACAGACTGAGGAAGCACGGACAGAGGCTATTTTGTTGATGGGG GTGCAAAATAATCTGTGCACACCAAAAAATGGCGAAATTTTGGTTGCCTCTACTCAAGACTTCTTAACCTCTTCCTATCTCATAACTAGAAAAGATACATTTTATGATCGTTCAACCTTTTCACTTATTTGCTCATACATGGGGGATGGCATGGATCTTGTTGATCTGCCAACTCCTGCAATTATTAAG CCAGTTGAGCTTTGGAGTGGTAAACAGTTATTTAGCGTTCTATTGCGCCCAAATGCAAATGTGAGAGTCTATGTGAATCTTACTGTTAAGGAGAAAATATACAGTACAAAGCTTGATGACAGGAAACGAGAAATGAAAACGATGTGCCCAAGTGATGGGTTTGTCTATTTTCGCAATAGTGAGTTGATATCAGGACAACTTGGAAAGGTGACTTTAG GGAATGGAAATAAGGATGGTCTTTTCTCTGTGCTACTAAGAGACTATAAACCACATGCTGCTGCTGCTTGCATGAATCGTGTAGCTAAATTGAG TGCTCGATGGATCGGAAATCATGGGTTCTCAATTGGCATTGATGATGTCCAACCAAAAGAGGTTTTGATAGAACAGAAAGATAAAACAATATCTGATAATTATAAAAAATGTCATGATTTTATAGCAGCTTTCAATAAAGGAAAGCTAGAACTCAAAGCCGGTTGTGATGCTGCTCAGACATTAGAAACTCTGATAACTGGTGTCTTGAATGGTATACGAGATACAGCAGGAAAG GTTTGCATGCAAACCCTACACTGGAGAAATAGCCCACTGATCATGTCGCAGTGTGGCTCCAAAGGATCTCCAATTAATATCAGTCAGATGGTTGCTTGTGTGGGTCAACAATCAGTTGGAGGTCGTCGTGCTCCTAATGGTTTCGTGGACCGTAGTCTTCCTCATTTCCCTAGAAAAGCAAAAACCCCAGCT GCTAAAGGTTTTGTTGCCGAATCTTTTTACAGTGGATTGTCTGCTACTGAGTTTTTCTTCCACACAATGGGAGGGCGTGAAGGGCTTGTTGATACAGCG GTTAAAACTGCAGACACTGGATACATGTCTCGTAGATTAATGAAATGTCTGGAGGATTTGTTCTTACAGTATGATTACACTGTAAGAAATGCTGCTGGTGGtattgttcaattttgttatggAGATGATGGCATGGATCCAGCTGGCATGGAAGGAAAAGATGGAAAACCACTAAATTTTGACCGGCTGTTTTTGAGAAGCCAG GCCATATGTCCAAGTGATGAAGACGATGACATCTTGTCTTCCTCAGATGTGCATGAAGTAGTTCAAAGGAAGCTTTCAGAAGTTGGTATGTGCAAGTTAGTCGAGCAAGAGGCTTCAGCGGATGATTCCTCTGCCGGCTTCGTAAATTCTCTTCAATCCTTTATCAAAGGGAAAATAGAATCAACAGAACCTTCCACCGAAGAGGATTCTGAAAAGCTGAAAAAGTTTATTCAGAGGATTTCTGGGATTACTCGCAGACAACTAGAG GTTTTTCTCGATATTTGTTTATCTCGTTACCATTCAAAAAAAATTGAGGCTGGAACTCCCATCGGAGCAATTGGAGCTCATAGTATTGGAGAGCCTGGAACCCAGATGACTTTGAAAACTTTTCACTTTGCTGGGGTTGCAAGCATGA ATGTGACCCTTGGAGTTCCTCGCATCAAAGAAATTATAAATGGATCCAAAAAGATCAGCACACCAATTATCACTGCAATACTTGAGACAGATAATAATCCAAATACCGCAAGGATAGTAAAAGGTCGCATAGAAAAAACCAACTTAGGCCAG GTCGCAAAGAGTATAAAAGTTGTTATAACTTCAAGATCAGCATCAATTGTCATCTCGCTTGACATGGAAAGAATTCGAGATGCACATCTGCATGTAGATGCCAATATTGTAAGAGAGTCGATTTTGCATACTCCAAAACTAAAATTGAAGCAAGAC AATGTTAAGATCTTAGATATCAAAAAGCTCAGGATTGTTCCCCCAGATGGTGATAGAAGTAAAATCCAATTTCAACTTAACCATCTTAAAAATTTGCTTCCTTCAGTTGTTGTGAAG GGAATTAAAACTGCTGAACGTGTTGTTATCAgtaaagaagaagataaagagaaaaaaactGAAAAGTTCAAATTACTGGTGGAAGG CACGGGTCTTCTAGATGTTATGGGAACTGAAGGGGTTGATGGACGTAATACTCTTAGTAATCATATAGATGAAGTGAGTGAGTCTCTGGGAATTGAAGCTGCTAGAAGGACTATCATTGAGGAGATAAAAGTAGTTATGGGAAGTCACGGTATGAGTATAGACATACGCCATATGATGCTTCTAGCAGATGTGATGACTGTTATG GGCAGAGTCCTTGGAATAACCAGATTCGGAATTCAAAAGATGGGCAAAAGTGTCTTGATGCTTGCGTCTTTTGAGAGGACATCGGATCATCTTTTCAATGCAGCGGTACATGGGACAGAGGACCTGATTGAAGGAGTAAGTGAACGCGTAATCATGGGTATACCGATTCAGATAGGCACCGGAATGATCAAGGTCAAACAAAG GTTGAGTCCTCCAGAGTTGCTTCAAGGAACTCCTCCTATTCTATCTTATGTTTGA